One window of Nocardia nova SH22a genomic DNA carries:
- a CDS encoding ABC transporter ATP-binding protein, with amino-acid sequence MRITIDDLHFSHGRIPILRSITLPAIRTGEVHAVVGPNGAGKSTLLRCIAGLHRHTGTVTVADHTGSTTALTRDSVLYLPQDPPPATTLTVFESVLLAYQQTAGFRVRTTTLERVSEVLDHVGLTAVADRQMTQLSGGQRQLVSLAQAIVRQPSVLLLDEPTSNLDLHNQLTMLDLVRKYATNRPAVVLTTIHDLTHAARFADNIVVLREGGVHAIGTPREVITEEMLRDVYRVNARIHFDDDDDSLAIAVTSAHTTAD; translated from the coding sequence ATGAGGATCACCATCGACGATCTGCACTTCAGCCACGGCCGGATCCCCATCCTGCGCTCGATCACCCTGCCCGCGATCCGGACCGGCGAGGTACACGCCGTCGTCGGCCCCAACGGCGCGGGCAAATCCACACTGCTGCGCTGCATCGCGGGACTGCACCGCCACACCGGCACGGTCACCGTCGCCGACCACACCGGATCCACCACAGCGCTCACTCGCGACTCGGTGCTGTACCTGCCCCAGGACCCGCCGCCCGCCACCACCCTGACCGTCTTCGAGAGTGTGCTGCTCGCTTATCAGCAGACAGCCGGATTCCGTGTCAGAACCACCACCCTCGAACGTGTTTCCGAGGTTCTCGATCACGTCGGGCTCACGGCTGTCGCCGACCGGCAGATGACACAACTGTCCGGCGGGCAGCGGCAACTGGTCAGCCTCGCCCAGGCGATCGTGCGGCAACCCTCGGTCCTGCTCCTCGACGAACCGACGAGCAACCTCGACCTGCACAATCAACTGACAATGCTCGATCTCGTCCGAAAATATGCGACGAACCGGCCGGCCGTGGTACTCACCACCATTCACGATCTCACCCACGCGGCGCGATTCGCCGACAATATCGTCGTTCTCCGCGAAGGGGGTGTGCACGCCATCGGGACGCCACGGGAGGTGATCACCGAAGAAATGCTGCGCGATGTCTACCGCGTCAATGCGCGCATACACTTCGACGACGATGACGACAGCCTGGCCATCGCGGTGACGTCGGCCCACACCACGGCCGATTGA
- a CDS encoding ArsR/SmtB family transcription factor: MDAFGVLGNPTRRYILELLASGEKNSGTITRAISEQQGISEAAVSQHLKALLDNGFATVRQAGMHRYYAIDIEGFHRLIGWMSRFQFRHPSPGSHGCGHAVPPGRDR; encoded by the coding sequence ATGGACGCCTTTGGGGTTCTCGGAAACCCGACCCGCCGTTATATTCTCGAGTTGCTCGCCTCCGGGGAGAAGAACTCGGGAACGATCACCCGAGCGATCAGTGAACAGCAAGGGATTTCCGAAGCCGCCGTATCGCAACACCTCAAGGCGCTCCTGGACAACGGATTCGCAACCGTCAGGCAAGCGGGAATGCATCGGTACTACGCCATCGATATCGAAGGGTTCCACCGGCTGATCGGGTGGATGTCCCGGTTCCAGTTCCGGCACCCGTCCCCGGGATCACACGGCTGCGGACACGCGGTCCCGCCCGGTCGCGACCGATGA
- a CDS encoding phosphatase PAP2 family protein, giving the protein MEVRSESSSFEVAVGGAGIGAAILVASSLRARLTRPSSPTAGRIGLAWTRASVVVALFVLLAVQVAQAGWVTGGDAAVLDWLAGHRSGPATALARAVSEVGSPAGTAVLAILAAGWLVRRYRSVVPGAVVLVVLGTAAVVGTVCKHAVARARPPIALRLVAENNFAFPSGHTTATTAVVTAVLAVYLTGGPRPSRALAAVLSAALAVAAVGSSRLYLGVHWLTDVVGGALLGTAVTMVATAVLVMWRGSVSRRDPAGSSVATGRDRVSAAV; this is encoded by the coding sequence GTGGAGGTTCGAAGCGAGTCGTCGAGCTTCGAAGTCGCGGTGGGTGGCGCCGGGATCGGGGCCGCGATTCTCGTCGCATCGTCGTTGCGGGCGCGGCTGACGCGGCCTTCGTCGCCGACCGCCGGTCGAATCGGCCTCGCGTGGACACGCGCGAGTGTTGTTGTCGCACTGTTCGTTCTGCTGGCCGTACAGGTCGCCCAGGCCGGGTGGGTCACCGGTGGCGACGCGGCGGTGCTGGATTGGCTCGCCGGTCACCGGTCCGGGCCCGCGACGGCTCTGGCCCGTGCGGTCTCGGAGGTGGGAAGCCCCGCCGGTACCGCCGTGCTGGCGATTCTGGCCGCGGGGTGGCTGGTCCGGCGCTACCGCAGTGTGGTCCCCGGGGCGGTCGTACTCGTCGTGCTCGGTACCGCCGCCGTGGTAGGCACCGTGTGCAAACACGCGGTCGCGCGGGCCCGGCCACCGATCGCCCTGCGGCTGGTCGCGGAGAACAATTTCGCCTTCCCGTCGGGGCACACCACCGCGACCACCGCGGTCGTCACCGCGGTGCTGGCGGTGTACCTGACCGGCGGACCTCGGCCGAGTCGTGCCCTGGCCGCGGTGCTGAGCGCCGCGCTCGCCGTGGCCGCCGTCGGATCGTCGCGGCTCTACCTCGGCGTGCACTGGCTCACCGACGTCGTCGGCGGCGCGTTGCTCGGCACCGCTGTCACGATGGTGGCGACCGCCGTACTCGTGATGTGGCGCGGATCGGTGTCACGGCGTGATCCGGCGGGGTCATCGGTCGCGACCGGGCGGGACCGCGTGTCCGCAGCCGTGTGA
- a CDS encoding ABC transporter permease has product MSTVVTPGAGLVALCVALVVASALVYRLARLGPVPVVPGAAVRAVVQLGVVAAVLAAALTQLWSSLLVLAAMFAAAVFTAARRADAGRSGIWLAVALGSGWAVVLALMLTTGVVPLKGAAVVPVGGIVLGGAMTATSLAARRSLNIVHDRYGEIEAALSLGLSDRDAHLELIRTAAADALLPGVDQTRTVGLVTLPGAFVGVLVASGSATQAAAVQILVLLGLMLAQSCAVAVTVELVARGLVHRRRGSHTPAPDGHAIRRWAAGRASWRHGRFRKT; this is encoded by the coding sequence ATGAGCACCGTCGTCACCCCCGGGGCCGGATTGGTGGCGCTGTGCGTGGCTCTCGTGGTCGCCTCCGCACTCGTGTATCGCCTCGCCCGGTTGGGGCCGGTGCCGGTGGTCCCCGGCGCCGCGGTCCGCGCGGTCGTGCAGCTGGGTGTGGTCGCCGCCGTGCTGGCCGCGGCATTGACACAGCTGTGGTCATCACTGCTCGTGCTCGCGGCGATGTTCGCGGCGGCGGTGTTCACCGCGGCGCGCCGCGCGGATGCCGGACGCTCGGGGATATGGCTCGCGGTCGCCCTGGGCTCGGGATGGGCCGTGGTGCTGGCGCTGATGCTGACCACGGGGGTGGTGCCGTTGAAGGGCGCCGCCGTCGTACCGGTCGGCGGCATCGTGCTGGGCGGTGCGATGACCGCGACCAGCCTGGCGGCTCGCCGCTCGTTGAACATCGTGCACGACCGCTACGGTGAGATCGAGGCGGCGTTGAGCCTGGGGTTGTCCGATCGGGACGCGCATCTCGAGCTGATCCGCACCGCGGCTGCCGACGCCCTGCTGCCCGGTGTCGACCAGACTCGTACGGTCGGGCTGGTCACGCTGCCCGGCGCGTTCGTCGGAGTTCTGGTCGCGAGCGGCTCGGCCACCCAGGCGGCGGCGGTGCAGATCCTGGTTCTCCTCGGTCTCATGCTGGCCCAATCCTGTGCTGTGGCAGTCACTGTCGAGTTGGTCGCGCGCGGTCTCGTCCACCGGCGTCGCGGCTCGCATACGCCGGCACCGGACGGCCACGCGATCCGTCGATGGGCCGCGGGCCGCGCGTCGTGGCGGCACGGTCGCTTCCGGAAGACCTGA
- a CDS encoding TetR/AcrR family transcriptional regulator, with the protein MAQTTRDGFGTRRRTELFDALVGLFLAEGFAHLTLDEIAARLRCSKSTLYTLAGSKEQLVRAATVHFFRRATDDVERRIAATTGARERIIAYLSAVGAVLGAASQQFMTDLDAFAPAREVYEQNTRLAASRVRELVDDGVAAGEFREVHAAFAADLAATMMVRIQQGGVRTETGLDDADAYRELATILTNGLRA; encoded by the coding sequence ATGGCTCAGACGACTCGTGACGGTTTCGGAACCCGGCGGCGCACCGAACTCTTCGACGCGCTGGTCGGTCTGTTCCTGGCCGAGGGCTTCGCGCATCTGACCCTCGACGAGATCGCGGCCCGGTTGCGGTGTTCCAAGAGCACGCTCTACACCCTCGCGGGCAGTAAGGAACAGCTGGTGCGGGCCGCCACCGTGCACTTCTTCCGGCGCGCCACCGACGATGTCGAGCGGCGCATCGCCGCCACCACCGGGGCCCGCGAACGCATCATCGCCTACCTGTCCGCCGTCGGAGCCGTCCTCGGCGCCGCATCGCAGCAGTTCATGACCGACCTCGATGCCTTCGCACCGGCCCGGGAGGTCTACGAGCAGAACACCCGCCTCGCCGCGAGCAGGGTCCGCGAACTGGTCGACGACGGTGTCGCGGCCGGTGAATTCCGGGAAGTACACGCCGCTTTCGCCGCCGACCTCGCCGCGACGATGATGGTCCGCATCCAGCAGGGCGGCGTCCGCACCGAGACCGGCCTGGACGACGCCGACGCCTACCGCGAACTCGCGACCATCCTCACCAATGGATTACGTGCGTGA
- a CDS encoding acyl-CoA dehydrogenase family protein produces MAVDRLLPTSEAHELIELTRDIADKALAPIVDEHERSESYPTGVFATLGAAGLLSLPYPQEWGGGGQPYEVYLQVLEEIAARWAAVAVAVSVHSLSCHPLMAFGTPEQQSRWLPEMLGGNTIGAYSLSEPQAGSDAAAVACKAVPAEGGYRLNGTKAWITHGGVADFYNVFARTGDGSRGISCFLVPKDLEGLEFGKPEQKMGLHAVPTTTAHYDDAYLPEGRRIGSEGQGLQIALSALDAGRLGIASVATGLAQAALDEAVAYAKERSTFGRKIIDHQGLGFLLADMAAAVDSARATYLDAARRRDAGLPYSRQASVAKLVATDAAMKVTTDAVQVFGGYGYTRDFRVERYMREAKITQIFEGTNQIQRLVISRSLAK; encoded by the coding sequence GTGGCCGTCGATCGATTGCTGCCCACCAGCGAGGCGCACGAGCTGATCGAGCTCACCCGTGACATCGCGGACAAGGCGCTCGCGCCGATCGTCGACGAGCACGAGCGTTCGGAGTCGTATCCGACCGGCGTCTTCGCGACCCTCGGCGCCGCGGGCCTGCTGAGCCTGCCGTACCCGCAGGAGTGGGGTGGCGGCGGCCAGCCCTACGAGGTCTATCTCCAGGTGCTCGAGGAGATCGCCGCGCGGTGGGCGGCGGTCGCGGTCGCGGTGAGTGTGCACAGCCTCTCCTGCCATCCGCTGATGGCGTTCGGGACCCCCGAACAGCAGAGCCGGTGGCTGCCGGAGATGCTGGGCGGCAACACGATCGGCGCCTACAGCCTGTCCGAGCCGCAAGCCGGATCGGATGCCGCGGCGGTGGCGTGCAAGGCGGTCCCCGCCGAGGGCGGTTATCGGCTCAACGGCACCAAGGCATGGATCACACACGGCGGTGTCGCCGACTTCTACAACGTGTTCGCGCGGACCGGTGACGGGTCGCGCGGGATCTCGTGCTTCCTGGTACCGAAGGATCTCGAGGGACTCGAGTTCGGCAAACCCGAGCAGAAGATGGGCCTGCACGCGGTGCCGACGACCACCGCGCACTACGACGACGCGTACCTGCCCGAAGGGCGGCGGATCGGATCCGAGGGTCAAGGTCTGCAGATCGCGTTGAGCGCCCTGGATGCCGGTCGCCTCGGGATCGCCTCGGTGGCAACAGGTTTGGCGCAGGCCGCCCTCGACGAGGCGGTCGCCTACGCGAAGGAGCGCAGCACCTTCGGCCGCAAGATCATCGATCATCAGGGCCTGGGCTTCCTGCTCGCCGACATGGCCGCCGCCGTCGACTCCGCCCGCGCCACCTACCTCGACGCCGCCCGCCGCCGCGACGCCGGACTGCCCTACTCCCGCCAGGCCTCGGTCGCCAAACTCGTCGCCACCGACGCCGCGATGAAGGTGACCACCGACGCGGTCCAGGTCTTCGGAGGCTACGGCTACACCCGCGACTTCCGCGTCGAGCGCTACATGCGCGAAGCGAAGATCACCCAGATCTTCGAGGGCACCAACCAGATTCAGCGCTTGGTCATCAGCCGCTCGCTCGCCAAGTGA
- a CDS encoding quinone oxidoreductase family protein — translation MKAAVVTSFESPPRYQDFPDPVASSDTEQVIDVLAAGLHPRVRSQADGSHYTSTDELPLVPGIDGVGRTGDGTLRYFILPDTTLGAMAERTVIDTRRSIVLPESSDPVSIAAALNPAMSSWIALRQRISFEAGQNVLILGATGNAGRMAVQIAKLFGANQIIAAARDVEQLAELGALGATETVRLDDTRQLGKAAAQVDVVIDYVWGRPAADAMIAVITERADRGTPLSWIQIGSVAGPTAPIPSAALRAARLQIVGSGQGSVGTREILTELPALAEEITRGTFRIDGRTLPLAQVEQAWAEAAHSRQRIVITP, via the coding sequence ATGAAGGCAGCAGTGGTCACATCCTTCGAAAGCCCCCCGCGCTACCAGGACTTCCCGGATCCCGTCGCCTCCTCGGACACCGAACAGGTCATCGACGTGCTCGCGGCCGGGCTGCATCCCCGCGTGCGGTCCCAGGCCGATGGATCGCACTACACCAGCACCGACGAACTCCCCCTGGTGCCCGGCATCGACGGCGTCGGCCGCACCGGCGACGGCACCCTGCGTTACTTCATCCTCCCCGACACCACGCTGGGCGCCATGGCCGAGCGCACCGTCATCGACACCCGACGCAGCATCGTCCTGCCCGAATCCAGCGACCCCGTCTCCATCGCCGCCGCCCTCAACCCGGCCATGTCCTCCTGGATTGCACTGCGGCAACGGATTTCGTTCGAAGCCGGGCAGAATGTCCTGATCCTCGGCGCGACCGGCAACGCCGGGCGCATGGCCGTCCAGATCGCGAAACTCTTCGGCGCGAACCAGATCATCGCCGCCGCCCGAGACGTCGAGCAGCTCGCCGAACTGGGCGCTCTGGGCGCGACCGAGACCGTGCGCCTGGATGACACACGGCAACTCGGCAAAGCCGCCGCCCAGGTCGATGTGGTGATCGACTATGTGTGGGGCCGACCAGCCGCGGACGCGATGATCGCGGTGATCACCGAACGAGCCGACCGCGGCACACCGCTGTCCTGGATTCAGATCGGGTCCGTAGCGGGTCCGACCGCCCCGATCCCTTCAGCGGCGCTGCGTGCGGCCCGCCTGCAAATCGTCGGCAGCGGACAGGGTTCGGTCGGCACCCGAGAGATCCTGACCGAGCTACCCGCCCTCGCCGAAGAAATCACCAGAGGCACCTTCCGGATCGACGGCCGAACGCTGCCTCTCGCACAGGTCGAACAGGCATGGGCCGAGGCCGCACACTCGCGCCAGCGCATCGTCATCACCCCCTGA
- a CDS encoding MarR family winged helix-turn-helix transcriptional regulator, which translates to MIESQAVSAGGSAHDGLADTLVQSAFVTMAVLTRIAAENDLSLTQVRVLGILRDRRVGITALAGYLGLDKSTMTGLVRRAEERGLLRREPNPDDGRAVDVVLTGEAGTLVETVRERVGRELSSMTDALAPGEQRRLQSLLRRMLESGPS; encoded by the coding sequence GTGATCGAATCGCAAGCGGTGTCAGCCGGGGGCAGTGCGCACGACGGGCTGGCCGATACGCTCGTTCAGAGCGCCTTCGTGACGATGGCGGTGCTGACCAGGATCGCGGCGGAGAACGATCTGTCCCTGACGCAGGTGCGGGTGCTGGGCATCCTGCGCGATCGCCGGGTGGGGATCACGGCGCTGGCCGGTTATCTCGGATTGGACAAGTCGACGATGACCGGGCTGGTTCGTCGCGCGGAGGAGCGCGGGCTGTTGCGGCGCGAACCCAATCCGGATGACGGCCGCGCCGTCGATGTCGTGCTCACCGGGGAAGCCGGAACGCTGGTCGAGACCGTGCGTGAACGGGTGGGCCGCGAACTGAGCTCGATGACCGACGCGCTCGCTCCCGGCGAGCAACGCCGCCTGCAGTCGCTGCTGCGCCGAATGCTGGAGTCGGGACCCTCCTGA
- a CDS encoding acyl-CoA dehydrogenase family protein → MDEDLDALTDLARRFFEKECAPNEDRWGRQHHVDREIWNRAGELGLLCISIPEEYGGGGGTFAHEAVIAIEQTRAMAPSLGNPVHSTIVAHYINAYGTEEQKRAWLPKMASGEIVGAVAMTEPGTGSDLQAIRTRAVADGDHYVIDGAKTFISNGLLADLVIVAAKTSEGKGAESVSLIAVETDRDGFRRGRNLEKVGQHGQDTCELFFDGVRVPTTNLLGAEGAGFIQLMQQLPQERLILAVAAAAAVEKTVQMTVAYTKERQAFGKPIFNFQNTQFTLAECDTIASVAWAFLDDCVTKHLRGELDIPTAAKAKWWLTEQQCKVADECLQLFGGYGYMAEYPISRVFTDARIQKIYGGTNEIMKVIIGRSL, encoded by the coding sequence ATGGACGAAGATCTCGACGCCCTCACCGATCTGGCGCGTCGCTTCTTCGAGAAGGAATGCGCGCCGAACGAGGATCGCTGGGGCCGTCAGCACCACGTCGACCGTGAGATCTGGAACCGCGCAGGCGAATTGGGCCTGCTGTGCATCTCGATTCCCGAGGAGTACGGCGGTGGCGGCGGCACCTTCGCTCACGAGGCGGTCATCGCGATCGAGCAGACCCGTGCCATGGCGCCCAGCCTCGGCAATCCGGTGCACTCGACGATCGTCGCCCACTACATCAACGCGTACGGCACCGAGGAACAGAAGCGGGCGTGGCTGCCGAAGATGGCCTCCGGCGAGATCGTCGGCGCCGTCGCCATGACCGAGCCCGGCACCGGATCGGATCTGCAGGCCATCCGCACCCGCGCGGTCGCCGACGGTGACCACTACGTCATCGACGGCGCCAAGACCTTCATCTCCAACGGCCTGCTCGCCGACCTGGTGATCGTCGCCGCCAAGACCTCCGAAGGCAAAGGCGCGGAATCGGTTTCGCTGATCGCCGTGGAGACCGACCGTGACGGCTTCCGGCGCGGACGCAACCTGGAGAAGGTCGGCCAGCACGGCCAGGACACCTGCGAACTGTTCTTCGACGGCGTCCGGGTGCCGACGACGAACCTGCTGGGCGCCGAGGGCGCCGGCTTCATCCAGCTCATGCAGCAACTCCCCCAGGAACGACTGATCCTGGCCGTGGCCGCCGCCGCTGCCGTGGAGAAGACCGTCCAGATGACCGTGGCCTACACCAAGGAACGCCAGGCCTTCGGCAAGCCGATCTTCAACTTCCAGAACACCCAGTTCACCCTCGCCGAATGCGACACCATCGCGTCGGTGGCCTGGGCCTTCCTCGACGACTGCGTCACCAAACACCTCCGCGGCGAACTCGACATCCCCACCGCCGCCAAGGCCAAGTGGTGGCTGACCGAACAACAGTGCAAGGTCGCCGACGAATGCCTGCAACTGTTCGGCGGCTACGGCTACATGGCCGAATACCCGATCTCCCGGGTATTCACCGATGCCCGGATCCAGAAGATCTACGGCGGGACGAACGAGATCATGAAGGTGATCATCGGGCGGAGCCTGTAG
- a CDS encoding AraC family transcriptional regulator: MPATSTDVTLPIGRVHAIVELARRRGWDAGELLAEAAIAPELLTQGRARVTVGQTVHMVQRLWRSTDDELLGLGRAPMPRGTFRLVCFALLGARDVAAALNRFRLCQKALPGFPPLATAVRGEEVRISFDLSGIRHPDGLIIDTLLMVAYRFLDWGVGGSLPLVRVEVPYPANELDDYELIFGAPVRFSAPHPALVLDAAALTLPLVRDEDDLLRFLRNAPEAVIARDHDAVSTAARVRRILERGGPRDWPGVDRIAAELAVSPATLRRKLRDERTSPSLIREQILRDTAVAALVRGDETVSALSRRLGFSEPSAFSRAFRRWTGSSPGSYLGPH, encoded by the coding sequence GTGCCCGCGACATCGACCGACGTCACCCTGCCGATCGGGCGCGTCCACGCCATCGTCGAGCTGGCCCGGCGGCGCGGCTGGGACGCCGGGGAACTGCTCGCCGAGGCGGCCATCGCACCGGAGCTGCTCACCCAGGGCCGGGCGCGGGTCACGGTCGGCCAGACCGTGCACATGGTGCAGCGGCTGTGGCGCAGCACCGACGACGAACTGCTCGGACTCGGACGCGCGCCCATGCCGCGCGGCACCTTCCGGCTGGTGTGCTTCGCGCTGCTGGGCGCACGCGATGTCGCGGCGGCGCTGAACCGGTTCCGGCTGTGCCAGAAGGCATTACCGGGATTTCCGCCGCTCGCGACGGCCGTCCGCGGCGAGGAGGTGCGAATCTCGTTCGATCTCAGCGGCATCCGGCATCCGGACGGCCTGATCATCGACACCCTGCTGATGGTCGCCTACCGCTTCCTGGACTGGGGCGTCGGCGGATCGCTGCCGCTGGTGCGCGTCGAAGTGCCTTATCCCGCCAACGAACTCGACGATTACGAACTGATCTTCGGTGCGCCGGTGCGGTTTTCGGCCCCGCATCCGGCGCTGGTGCTCGACGCGGCCGCCCTGACCCTGCCGCTGGTCCGCGACGAGGACGATCTGCTCCGCTTCCTGCGCAACGCACCCGAGGCCGTGATCGCGCGCGACCACGACGCGGTGTCCACCGCGGCGCGGGTGCGGCGCATCCTCGAGCGCGGCGGTCCGCGGGACTGGCCCGGCGTCGACCGGATCGCCGCCGAACTCGCCGTCAGCCCCGCCACGCTGCGCCGGAAACTCCGCGACGAGCGCACCTCCCCCAGCCTGATCCGGGAGCAGATCCTGCGCGATACCGCGGTCGCCGCCCTGGTCCGCGGCGACGAGACCGTCTCCGCGTTGTCGCGGCGACTCGGATTCTCCGAACCGAGCGCCTTCTCGCGCGCCTTCCGGCGCTGGACCGGCAGCTCCCCCGGCTCGTATCTCGGCCCACACTGA
- a CDS encoding zinc-binding alcohol dehydrogenase family protein: MTAWQVERPGPIDISPPVRARMPIPEPGPGEVLVRVLACGVCRTDLHVAEGDLPVHRERVVPGHEIVGEVVSTGSGADAVAVGDRVGIAWLRTTCGRCAYCRRGAENLCPESRYTGWDADGGYAEYATAPVDYVYRMPGGYADAELAPLLCAGIIGFRALRRSAPPPGGRLGIYGFGGSAHLAAQVALAEGCEVHVMTRDSAARELALELGASSAQGAADPPPVPLDSAILFAPVGDLVPPALAALDRGGVLAIAGIHLTDIPVLNYQRHLFQEREIRSVTANTRADGREFLDFCARHRMRVRITPYPLESADRALSDLFHGRFAGAAVLLPNGR; encoded by the coding sequence ATGACTGCCTGGCAGGTCGAACGGCCGGGACCGATCGACATCTCGCCCCCGGTCCGCGCCCGGATGCCGATCCCCGAGCCGGGGCCCGGCGAGGTGCTGGTCCGGGTTCTCGCCTGCGGGGTGTGCCGCACCGATCTGCACGTCGCCGAGGGGGACCTGCCGGTCCACCGCGAACGGGTCGTGCCCGGTCACGAGATCGTCGGTGAGGTCGTGTCCACCGGATCCGGCGCGGACGCGGTGGCCGTCGGCGACCGGGTCGGGATCGCCTGGCTGCGCACGACCTGCGGCCGGTGCGCCTACTGCCGCCGCGGCGCGGAGAACCTGTGCCCCGAGTCCCGCTACACCGGCTGGGACGCCGACGGCGGTTATGCCGAATATGCCACCGCGCCGGTCGATTACGTCTACCGGATGCCCGGCGGTTACGCCGACGCCGAGCTCGCGCCGCTGCTGTGCGCGGGCATCATCGGGTTCCGGGCGTTGCGCCGCTCGGCGCCGCCGCCGGGCGGACGGCTGGGCATCTACGGATTCGGCGGCAGCGCCCACCTGGCCGCCCAGGTCGCACTGGCCGAGGGTTGCGAGGTGCATGTGATGACGCGCGACAGTGCGGCGCGCGAGCTGGCACTCGAACTCGGGGCGTCCTCCGCGCAGGGCGCCGCCGATCCGCCGCCGGTGCCGCTGGATTCGGCGATTCTGTTCGCTCCGGTCGGTGATCTGGTTCCCCCGGCGCTGGCGGCGCTGGACCGGGGCGGGGTCCTGGCCATCGCCGGTATCCATCTCACCGACATTCCCGTGCTGAACTATCAGCGGCATCTGTTCCAGGAGCGCGAGATCCGCTCGGTCACCGCCAACACCCGGGCGGACGGCCGCGAATTCCTGGACTTCTGCGCCCGGCATCGGATGCGCGTCCGGATCACGCCGTATCCGCTCGAATCCGCCGATCGTGCCCTGTCGGACCTGTTCCACGGCCGGTTCGCCGGTGCGGCGGTCCTGCTGCCCAACGGGCGATGA
- a CDS encoding alpha/beta fold hydrolase, protein MAAEDGRVAARRGVSGPVARAGSRVASVTSVPAGRMVDLPGRGRTYLVDIPGPEGAPAIVLLHGLVTTGMLNWFPALAELSERYRVVVFDQRWHGHGIRSPRFDLDDLADDVAAVAEVLGLHRPILAGYSMGGIVAQSAAHRHPDLAGGLVLCATTYRFREKWRERLFHGGMSLLAAATADTAGRRVVAAGRKLPGMPEISWETGRMDRWALGELRTAGGWAMTHAIAELGRFDSSPWLPRLRVPTAVVITTHDRALPVFRQLEMAKMIAGAEIFLAPAGHAACVLEADAFVPVLLEACADVAARREN, encoded by the coding sequence GTGGCGGCAGAGGACGGCCGGGTGGCGGCCCGTCGTGGAGTGAGCGGACCGGTCGCGCGGGCGGGATCCCGCGTCGCCTCGGTGACGTCGGTGCCCGCGGGCCGGATGGTCGACCTGCCCGGCCGCGGCCGGACCTATCTGGTCGACATACCGGGCCCCGAGGGTGCGCCCGCGATCGTCCTACTGCACGGCCTGGTGACCACCGGGATGCTCAACTGGTTCCCGGCGCTGGCGGAACTGTCCGAACGTTATCGCGTGGTGGTCTTCGACCAGCGCTGGCACGGGCACGGAATCCGCTCGCCCCGTTTCGATCTCGACGATCTCGCCGACGATGTGGCCGCGGTCGCCGAGGTGCTCGGACTGCATCGTCCGATCCTGGCGGGATATTCGATGGGCGGGATCGTCGCGCAGTCGGCGGCACATCGGCATCCGGATCTGGCCGGTGGGCTGGTGCTGTGCGCCACCACCTACCGATTCCGGGAGAAGTGGCGCGAACGCCTCTTCCACGGCGGGATGTCACTGCTCGCCGCGGCGACGGCGGACACAGCGGGGCGGCGCGTGGTCGCGGCCGGGCGGAAACTGCCGGGGATGCCCGAAATATCCTGGGAGACAGGGCGAATGGATCGATGGGCGCTGGGGGAGCTGCGCACCGCCGGTGGCTGGGCGATGACACATGCGATCGCCGAACTCGGGCGCTTCGACTCCTCGCCGTGGTTACCGCGGCTGCGCGTGCCGACGGCGGTGGTGATCACGACACACGACCGGGCGCTTCCGGTGTTCCGGCAGCTGGAAATGGCGAAAATGATTGCGGGAGCGGAGATCTTCCTCGCACCGGCCGGACACGCGGCCTGTGTACTCGAGGCGGACGCCTTTGTCCCGGTACTCCTCGAGGCGTGCGCGGACGTCGCCGCCCGGCGGGAGAACTGA